Sequence from the Phycisphaerales bacterium genome:
GCGATCGAGCCGGGCACGCAGGTCTCCATGGAACTCGTCCTGCCCCTCGTTGGGCGCATCCGCCTAGCGGATGAGGACCGGATCGTTCGCGTCACCGGCAACGTGGCGTGGGTTGACGACAGCGAACCGGGCCCGGTGCGGCTGGCGATCGCGTTCACGCGCTTCGCGAGCGAGGCGGACCGGGCACGGCTGGTTGAGCAGATCGCGCCGCGTCAGCGTCGTGCGGCCTGAGTCGGCCTGGATACCCCGCCGCTCCGCGGCGGTTTTCGTTTGACATGCTGCGACTAGTGCACGCGCCCATTTCCGTTCGCGTGCCCGTTGCCATTCGCGCCAGCGTGTACCGGCTCCAGCATGCGGGTCGTCGCCGCCGCGTCCTCGGCCTCGATGCGGGCGCGCCGCTTGTCGAACCGCGCCTGGATCTTGTCAAGGTAGATGTAGAACACGGGCGTGGCATACAGCGTCACCAACTGGCTGAAGAGCAGGCCGCCCACGACCGCCAGCCCGAGCGGGCGGCGTGACTCCGCGCCGGCGCCGTGCCCCAGGGCGATGGGCAGCGTGCCCAGCAGCGCGGCCATGGTCGTCATCATGATGGGCCGGAAGCGGACC
This genomic interval carries:
- a CDS encoding PilZ domain-containing protein; its protein translation is MPLNLHNRRQHERVNVAPMYTHVGVTIPSTGEVLDGHSYDVSEGGVQIELDDAIEPGTQVSMELVLPLVGRIRLADEDRIVRVTGNVAWVDDSEPGPVRLAIAFTRFASEADRARLVEQIAPRQRRAA